A region of Jaculus jaculus isolate mJacJac1 chromosome 16, mJacJac1.mat.Y.cur, whole genome shotgun sequence DNA encodes the following proteins:
- the Kctd6 gene encoding BTB/POZ domain-containing protein KCTD6 isoform X1 yields MDNGDWGCMMTDPVTLNVGGHLYTTSLSTLTRYPDSMLGAMFGGDFPTARDPQGNYFIDRDGPLFRYVLNFLRTSELTLPLDFKEFDLLRKEADFYQIEPLIQCLNDPKPLYPVDTFEEVVELSSTRKLSKYSNPVAVIITQLTITTKVHSLLEGISNYFTKWNKHMMDTRDCQVSFTFGPCDYHQEVSLRVHLMEYITKQGFTIRNTRVHHMSERANENTVEHNWTFCRLARKTDD; encoded by the coding sequence ATGACTGACCCAGTCACACTGAATGTAGGTGGACACTTGTACACGACGTCTCTCAGCACCTTGACACGCTACCCGGATTCCATGCTTGGAGCCATGTTTGGGGGGGACTTCCCCACAGCTCGAGACCCTCAGGGCAATTACTTCATCGATCGCGATGGACCTCTTTTCCGTTATGTCCTCAACTTCCTAAGAACTTCCGAGTTGACCTTACCCCTGGATTTCAAGGAGTTTGATCTGCTTCGGAAAGAAGCGGACTTCTACCAGATTGAGCCCTTGATTCAGTGTCTCAATGACCCTAAGCCTTTGTATCCTGTGGATACCTTTGAGGAGGTCGTGGAGCTGTCCAGCACTCGGAAGCTCTCGAAGTACTCCAACCCCGTGGCCGTCATCATAACCCAGCTGACCATCACCACCAAGGTCCACTCCTTACTGGAAGGCATCTCCAACTACTTCACCAAGTGGAATAAGCACATGATGGACACGCGAGACTGCCAGGTCTCCTTCACGTTCGGACCCTGTGATTACCACCAAGAAGTCTCCCTCCGGGTGCACCTGATGGAATACATTACCAAGCAGGGCTTCACGATCCGCAACACCCGCGTGCACCACATGAGCGAGCGGGCCAACGAGAACACGGTGGAGCACAACTGGACCTTCTGCAGGCTGGCCCGGAAGACGGACGACTGA
- the Kctd6 gene encoding BTB/POZ domain-containing protein KCTD6 isoform X2: MTDPVTLNVGGHLYTTSLSTLTRYPDSMLGAMFGGDFPTARDPQGNYFIDRDGPLFRYVLNFLRTSELTLPLDFKEFDLLRKEADFYQIEPLIQCLNDPKPLYPVDTFEEVVELSSTRKLSKYSNPVAVIITQLTITTKVHSLLEGISNYFTKWNKHMMDTRDCQVSFTFGPCDYHQEVSLRVHLMEYITKQGFTIRNTRVHHMSERANENTVEHNWTFCRLARKTDD, from the coding sequence ATGACTGACCCAGTCACACTGAATGTAGGTGGACACTTGTACACGACGTCTCTCAGCACCTTGACACGCTACCCGGATTCCATGCTTGGAGCCATGTTTGGGGGGGACTTCCCCACAGCTCGAGACCCTCAGGGCAATTACTTCATCGATCGCGATGGACCTCTTTTCCGTTATGTCCTCAACTTCCTAAGAACTTCCGAGTTGACCTTACCCCTGGATTTCAAGGAGTTTGATCTGCTTCGGAAAGAAGCGGACTTCTACCAGATTGAGCCCTTGATTCAGTGTCTCAATGACCCTAAGCCTTTGTATCCTGTGGATACCTTTGAGGAGGTCGTGGAGCTGTCCAGCACTCGGAAGCTCTCGAAGTACTCCAACCCCGTGGCCGTCATCATAACCCAGCTGACCATCACCACCAAGGTCCACTCCTTACTGGAAGGCATCTCCAACTACTTCACCAAGTGGAATAAGCACATGATGGACACGCGAGACTGCCAGGTCTCCTTCACGTTCGGACCCTGTGATTACCACCAAGAAGTCTCCCTCCGGGTGCACCTGATGGAATACATTACCAAGCAGGGCTTCACGATCCGCAACACCCGCGTGCACCACATGAGCGAGCGGGCCAACGAGAACACGGTGGAGCACAACTGGACCTTCTGCAGGCTGGCCCGGAAGACGGACGACTGA